One genomic window of Pseudomonadota bacterium includes the following:
- a CDS encoding ATP-binding cassette domain-containing protein produces MDIISLHQVGLAFGGPQLLDNISLQIESGDRICLLGRNGTGKSSLLHLINNDLPPDSGKIIRKQATTTAYVPQEFPQPLTGTIRHYLQQILAAEELESHTADIRIELTLTQMNLDPEAELSTLSGGLKRRVLLAAALVQDPDLLLLDEPTNHLDINAICWLENFLLRLRTTLIFVSHDRTFVRNLANRIVELDRGQVQDYRCPYDVYLERRRDVFHAEEKAWARFDQKLAEEEIWIRKGIKARRTRNMGRVRELQKLREERRQRRERTGEVRMQLDEAAHSGKMVMEAKRLNFKYDDHPIIDSLNVRILRGNRIGLIGPNGSGKTTLLKILTRQLLPTSGKLRHGTNLQIAYFDQLREQLDEDKSVKQNIADDQDQVLIHGKLRHIYGYLKDFLFTPERARTPVRILSGGEKNRLLLAKLFTQPANLLIMDEPTNDLDMETLDLLEELLLDYQGTVLLVSHDRSFLNNVVTSSLIFAGNGQVEEMIGGYDDWLATQSTTSAQPKKEKAKPAQRKKQPRKISFKENKELAELPKKIEALESEQAELHQQMGDPKIYKAGDSSLIRGLKERLQTIETEVEKTYQRWYELEELPE; encoded by the coding sequence ATGGATATCATTTCTCTTCATCAAGTCGGTCTCGCCTTTGGCGGACCACAACTCCTGGACAATATCAGCCTGCAAATCGAATCGGGGGACCGAATTTGCCTGCTCGGCCGCAATGGAACCGGGAAATCAAGTCTTCTGCACCTGATCAATAATGATCTGCCTCCCGACTCAGGGAAAATCATCCGTAAACAGGCAACCACAACCGCTTATGTGCCCCAGGAATTTCCACAGCCTTTGACCGGAACAATCCGCCATTACCTGCAGCAGATCCTGGCTGCCGAAGAGCTGGAGTCGCATACGGCTGATATCCGCATTGAACTAACGCTGACTCAGATGAATCTTGATCCTGAGGCGGAGCTTTCCACCTTGTCCGGCGGGCTGAAGCGACGTGTTTTACTGGCGGCGGCACTGGTCCAGGACCCTGACCTGCTGTTACTGGATGAACCGACCAACCATCTGGATATCAACGCTATCTGCTGGCTGGAAAACTTTCTCCTGCGGCTGCGCACAACCCTGATCTTTGTCAGCCACGACCGCACCTTTGTCAGAAATCTGGCCAATCGCATTGTCGAGCTGGATCGCGGCCAGGTTCAGGACTATCGCTGCCCTTACGATGTCTATCTGGAGCGCCGCCGGGATGTCTTCCATGCCGAAGAAAAAGCCTGGGCCCGCTTTGATCAGAAACTGGCAGAAGAAGAAATCTGGATCCGCAAAGGGATAAAGGCCCGCCGAACCCGCAATATGGGACGGGTTCGTGAACTGCAAAAACTCCGTGAAGAACGCCGTCAACGCCGGGAGCGGACGGGTGAAGTTAGAATGCAATTGGATGAAGCGGCACATAGCGGAAAAATGGTCATGGAAGCAAAGAGGCTCAACTTCAAATACGATGATCACCCAATTATCGATTCTCTTAATGTACGTATCCTGCGCGGCAACCGTATCGGACTGATCGGACCGAACGGCAGCGGCAAAACGACCCTGCTGAAAATTCTTACCAGACAACTGCTGCCAACCAGTGGAAAGTTGCGTCACGGCACTAATCTGCAGATCGCCTATTTCGACCAACTCCGCGAACAGCTGGATGAAGACAAGAGTGTCAAACAAAATATTGCCGATGACCAGGATCAGGTTCTGATTCACGGCAAATTACGTCATATTTACGGTTATCTAAAGGATTTTCTCTTCACCCCGGAACGGGCGCGCACCCCGGTTCGAATTTTGTCCGGCGGCGAAAAAAACCGCTTGCTCCTGGCCAAATTGTTTACGCAGCCAGCCAATCTGTTGATCATGGATGAACCAACGAATGACCTCGACATGGAGACTTTAGATCTTTTGGAGGAATTACTTCTCGACTACCAGGGTACGGTTCTTTTGGTCAGCCATGATCGAAGTTTTCTCAATAATGTTGTGACCAGCTCACTGATCTTTGCCGGCAATGGCCAGGTTGAAGAAATGATCGGCGGCTACGACGACTGGCTGGCAACACAATCGACAACATCGGCGCAACCTAAAAAAGAAAAAGCAAAGCCGGCTCAGCGCAAAAAACAGCCACGAAAAATAAGTTTTAAAGAAAATAAAGAGCTGGCAGAGCTGCCGAAAAAAATCGAAGCCCTTGAGTCCGAGCAGGCTGAGCTCCATCAACAAATGGGTGATCCTAAAATTTATAAAGCTGGAGATAGCTCACTGATCCGTGGTCTGAAAGAGCGTTTACAGACAATAGAAACCGAGGTGGAAAAAACCTACCAGAGATGGTATGAGCTGGAAGAGCTGCCGGAATAA
- a CDS encoding 4Fe-4S dicluster domain-containing protein yields MAHHVLKSSYSNLVDRLNRFPQGAPPSQLLYKILALLFSEKEAELVAQLPIKPFTVEKASQVWKLNLAETRKILEELAGRAILVDLDKNGESIYVLPPPMAGFFEFSLMRTRGDIDQKVLSELFYQYMNVEEDFISDLFARGETQLGRAFIHEPILTNEDALHVLDYERATEVIKTATHIGIGTCYCRHKMHHMDKACDAPMDICMTFNSAAASLTKHGHARLIAADECLDLLQQAYDYNLVQFGENVRQEVNFICNCCGCCCEAMIAARRFAVLNPIHTTNFIPEIDQPNCTGCGICVNTCPVEAIALSSANDPKKPSRKQATLIEDRCLGCGLCVRACPEAVIKLKSRPERVLTPLNGIHRAVVMAIERNKLQNLIFDNQALFSHRALAALLGVILRLPPIKQAMASKQMKSRYLEKLVEKMDI; encoded by the coding sequence ATGGCACACCACGTTCTCAAATCAAGTTATTCTAATTTGGTCGATCGACTTAATCGCTTCCCCCAAGGCGCACCACCATCACAACTGTTGTATAAAATACTCGCCCTGCTGTTCAGTGAAAAAGAAGCTGAATTGGTAGCCCAATTGCCAATCAAGCCCTTCACTGTAGAGAAAGCCAGCCAGGTCTGGAAGCTCAACCTGGCCGAAACTCGCAAGATACTTGAAGAGCTGGCCGGACGGGCCATTTTGGTCGATCTGGATAAAAATGGAGAATCTATTTACGTTCTACCGCCACCCATGGCCGGTTTTTTTGAATTTTCCCTGATGCGCACCCGAGGTGATATTGACCAGAAAGTTCTCAGCGAACTTTTCTACCAATACATGAATGTTGAAGAGGATTTCATTAGCGATCTGTTTGCCCGGGGAGAAACCCAACTTGGGCGGGCTTTTATCCACGAACCGATCCTTACCAATGAAGACGCCCTCCATGTTCTCGATTACGAACGAGCCACCGAGGTCATCAAAACGGCAACCCACATCGGCATTGGAACCTGCTACTGCCGACATAAAATGCACCATATGGACAAAGCCTGCGATGCCCCGATGGATATCTGCATGACCTTCAACAGCGCGGCGGCATCACTAACCAAGCATGGTCATGCCCGCCTGATCGCTGCCGACGAATGTCTCGACCTGCTGCAGCAGGCCTATGATTATAACTTGGTACAGTTCGGGGAAAATGTCCGGCAGGAAGTTAATTTCATCTGCAATTGCTGCGGTTGCTGTTGTGAAGCGATGATTGCCGCCCGGCGCTTCGCCGTTTTAAACCCGATTCACACAACCAATTTCATCCCGGAAATCGATCAACCAAACTGCACCGGATGCGGCATATGTGTCAATACCTGCCCGGTGGAAGCGATCGCCCTTTCCTCGGCAAATGACCCAAAAAAACCGAGCCGCAAACAGGCCACCCTGATTGAAGATCGCTGCCTCGGCTGCGGCCTTTGTGTCCGCGCCTGCCCGGAAGCGGTGATAAAACTAAAATCACGCCCTGAACGGGTGCTTACCCCCCTGAATGGAATTCATCGCGCCGTGGTTATGGCTATTGAACGCAACAAACTGCAGAATCTTATTTTTGACAACCAGGCCCTGTTCAGCCACCGGGCCCTTGCGGCGCTGTTAGGAGTTATTCTGCGACTGCCGCCGATTAAACAAGCAATGGCCAGCAAACAGATGAAATCACGTTATTTGGAAAAGCTGGTTGAAAAGATGGATATTTAG
- a CDS encoding methyltransferase, with protein MKKSSKNRLTPRQQSLFPGDHLFDKIARAVCRAGTLPRKELYESWEMAKRIRRRYRGGRVLDLACGHGLLAHILLILDDSSKTAIAVDNKIPLNAPALSKALIASWPRLKNRIIYKEMDIQEITILPDDMVVSAHACGALTDLIIDKATAQHARVAVLPCCHDLKESSTGGLEGWMEKTLAVDAVRAMKLRSKGYQIVTQKIPDAITPKNRLLMGEYIKDERD; from the coding sequence ATGAAAAAATCTTCAAAAAACAGGCTGACACCCCGACAGCAGTCATTGTTCCCCGGCGATCACCTCTTCGATAAAATTGCCAGAGCTGTCTGCCGGGCGGGAACACTCCCAAGAAAAGAGCTCTATGAAAGCTGGGAAATGGCCAAAAGGATACGGCGAAGATATCGAGGAGGAAGGGTTTTGGATCTTGCCTGCGGTCATGGACTTCTGGCGCATATACTGCTCATCCTCGATGACAGTTCAAAGACCGCCATTGCAGTGGACAACAAAATTCCTTTAAATGCTCCTGCATTATCCAAGGCATTGATTGCATCATGGCCGAGATTGAAAAACAGGATCATCTACAAAGAAATGGATATTCAAGAGATTACCATTCTTCCTGATGATATGGTAGTATCAGCCCATGCCTGCGGCGCTTTAACCGATTTGATTATCGATAAGGCCACTGCACAGCATGCCAGGGTAGCGGTTCTACCCTGCTGCCATGATCTGAAGGAATCTTCCACCGGCGGCCTTGAAGGTTGGATGGAAAAAACCTTAGCAGTGGATGCTGTAAGAGCAATGAAGCTGAGATCAAAGGGATATCAGATTGTAACCCAAAAAATTCCCGACGCTATCACTCCTAAAAATAGGCTGCTCATGGGAGAATATATAAAAGACGAGCGAGATTAA
- a CDS encoding aldehyde ferredoxin oxidoreductase family protein, which produces MYGHHGRIIKIDLSTGTIKKTSYDENFAKKFLGGNGLAAKLIHDTVPAHISPDDPHNALVFTTGPLTDTPVWGTSRGHVATISPYTNFFADSNYGGNFAVAQKRTGFDAIYITGKSAKPVYLLVTEEDAELKDGTEFWGKNTEETIAELEQKEGNDSVGAAIGPAAENGVLFAGIIFGGGRYGTAGRAGMGTVMGTKNLKAIVVRGSRKTEIANPEGLRNFLKKQRAVMKKNTAMLTTQGTPSILTMVNGRGILCSRNNIREFFEPAKKISGKTIQENYTVKNTACFGCPVACGKNVRVPSGDYAGQNVKMPEYETLYALGTMMDNDDLPSIFNGNHLCDLMGIDTISMGVTLSFVAECMERGIISAADLGGQVDFEDGEGIINLIRKTAMKEGIGKYLALGSQRLAEKFGRESYKYLYTSQGLECAAHSARGLREMSLAYATSTRGGSHQDGRPNYTLPADPDPGFEPQPAYMIKSQASCAVADSLIMCRFTAEKGLGPLINDHWATIFNLVTGWNFTVEDLQKSGERIYNLERLINIKRGLNRKNDTLPYRVMHEPIPDGPARGRYCSQEDLDAMLDRYYTMRGWDQNGIPTKEKLAGLGLA; this is translated from the coding sequence ATGTATGGTCATCATGGCCGCATCATCAAGATAGATTTAAGCACAGGAACGATAAAGAAAACATCTTATGATGAAAATTTTGCCAAAAAGTTTCTGGGCGGTAACGGCCTGGCGGCAAAACTCATCCATGACACGGTGCCGGCCCATATCAGTCCCGATGATCCGCACAATGCCCTGGTTTTCACGACCGGCCCCCTGACCGATACCCCGGTCTGGGGGACAAGTCGGGGACATGTGGCGACCATTTCACCTTACACCAATTTTTTTGCCGACTCCAACTATGGCGGCAATTTTGCCGTCGCCCAGAAAAGAACCGGTTTCGATGCCATTTATATCACTGGTAAATCAGCAAAACCGGTCTATCTACTGGTTACCGAAGAAGACGCAGAGCTGAAAGACGGCACGGAATTTTGGGGTAAAAATACCGAAGAAACTATCGCGGAACTGGAACAAAAAGAAGGAAACGATTCGGTCGGCGCCGCCATCGGTCCGGCAGCTGAAAACGGCGTCTTGTTTGCCGGGATTATCTTCGGGGGTGGCAGATACGGAACCGCTGGCAGGGCTGGCATGGGGACGGTCATGGGGACAAAAAATCTGAAAGCCATTGTCGTCAGGGGAAGCCGGAAAACTGAAATCGCCAACCCTGAAGGGCTCAGAAACTTTCTCAAAAAGCAGCGGGCGGTAATGAAAAAGAATACGGCCATGCTCACCACCCAGGGAACCCCCTCCATCCTGACCATGGTTAATGGAAGGGGCATCCTCTGCAGCCGCAACAATATCCGGGAGTTTTTCGAGCCTGCCAAAAAAATCAGCGGCAAAACAATCCAGGAGAACTACACGGTTAAAAACACAGCCTGTTTTGGCTGCCCGGTCGCCTGCGGGAAAAATGTCCGGGTGCCGTCAGGAGATTATGCGGGGCAAAACGTCAAGATGCCCGAATACGAAACCCTCTACGCCCTGGGCACCATGATGGACAATGATGACCTCCCTTCCATATTCAACGGTAATCACCTGTGCGATCTGATGGGCATTGATACCATTTCCATGGGCGTCACCCTGTCATTTGTGGCAGAATGCATGGAAAGAGGCATCATCTCAGCCGCGGACCTGGGTGGGCAGGTGGATTTTGAGGACGGTGAAGGTATAATTAACCTGATCCGGAAAACAGCAATGAAAGAGGGAATCGGTAAATATCTGGCCCTGGGTTCACAACGGCTGGCAGAAAAATTTGGCCGGGAATCATACAAGTACCTGTACACCAGCCAGGGGCTTGAGTGCGCGGCCCATTCCGCCCGGGGCTTGAGGGAAATGTCACTGGCCTACGCCACCTCCACCAGGGGTGGCAGCCACCAGGACGGCAGGCCAAACTACACTCTCCCTGCTGATCCGGATCCGGGTTTTGAACCTCAGCCGGCATACATGATCAAAAGTCAGGCTTCCTGCGCCGTGGCCGATTCGCTGATCATGTGCCGCTTTACCGCTGAAAAGGGACTGGGTCCCCTGATCAATGACCATTGGGCTACTATTTTCAACCTGGTGACCGGCTGGAACTTCACGGTTGAAGACCTGCAAAAATCCGGGGAACGGATCTACAACCTGGAACGTTTAATCAATATCAAACGGGGACTAAACCGGAAGAACGATACCCTTCCCTACCGGGTGATGCATGAACCAATTCCGGACGGTCCAGCCAGGGGAAGATATTGCTCTCAGGAAGACCTTGATGCCATGCTGGACCGCTACTATACCATGAGGGGATGGGACCAAAACGGCATCCCGACAAAAGAAAAACTGGCAGGGCTCGGCTTGGCATAA
- a CDS encoding CGGC domain-containing protein, with protein sequence MKNQTKIGIFICDRYRRCAGGKCFRSLKKREGAFSRYKDMKVELVGYTSCDGCPGGNIEYAVDEMKKNGAMVIHLATGLVVGYPPCPHITYFSDFIKTKYGLEVVYGTHPIPQKYLNMHNKLGTWDNPEWQKIIQPTLVDEENRLSYD encoded by the coding sequence ATGAAAAACCAAACAAAAATCGGGATTTTTATCTGTGACCGTTACCGCAGGTGTGCAGGCGGAAAATGCTTCAGATCATTGAAAAAGAGGGAAGGTGCTTTCAGCCGATACAAAGATATGAAAGTTGAACTTGTCGGTTATACCAGCTGTGATGGCTGTCCCGGCGGCAATATTGAATACGCGGTGGACGAAATGAAGAAAAACGGGGCAATGGTGATTCATCTTGCCACCGGTCTGGTTGTGGGATATCCTCCATGCCCTCACATTACTTATTTTAGTGATTTTATCAAAACAAAATATGGTCTTGAAGTCGTTTATGGCACTCATCCGATACCGCAAAAGTACCTCAACATGCACAACAAGTTGGGCACCTGGGATAATCCTGAATGGCAAAAAATTATTCAACCGACATTAGTGGACGAGGAAAATCGTTTATCCTATGACTGA
- a CDS encoding ABC transporter substrate-binding protein: MKQNTAVLGLFLLFILPIIIVSCSQSSSEPIKIGLAVNLSGRGGEAGESIRDGALLAVKEINEQGGIEGRRLELLVRDDENNDEGIRKADESLIDNQVLAVIGHSYSANTIKAYPIVTAKNTVLITAYSATNSLSKKDDLFLRTSVDCRLYGRKATKLLQKKGISSVAFLMDMTNAAFAVDYVKSVKKYYSGKISTTRFFSRENTDWDQVAKTLLEPQPEAVFLLTEATMTAVILQELQSRKYQGIRLATLWAQNPNLLKFAGRTAEGLSLISYIEPDNQRQTYLEFSKKMVEKFKKPASGRSVRSYSLVRILADALRRCPSINPAELKKSLLAGKYETLMGQVKFDQYGDVIRPVYEIIVRDGRFQNNGEI, translated from the coding sequence ATGAAACAAAATACAGCTGTTTTGGGCCTGTTCCTGCTGTTCATTCTCCCCATAATTATTGTCAGCTGCAGCCAATCATCCTCGGAACCGATTAAAATCGGGCTGGCTGTTAACTTGAGCGGTCGCGGTGGTGAGGCTGGTGAATCCATCCGGGATGGCGCCTTGCTGGCGGTCAAGGAAATTAATGAGCAGGGGGGAATAGAAGGGCGCCGCCTTGAATTATTAGTTCGAGACGATGAAAATAATGATGAGGGTATCAGAAAAGCTGATGAGTCACTTATTGATAACCAGGTACTGGCAGTAATCGGCCATAGTTATTCAGCCAATACGATAAAAGCGTATCCCATTGTCACTGCCAAAAATACAGTACTTATAACTGCCTACTCCGCCACCAACTCATTGAGCAAAAAAGATGATCTGTTTCTGAGGACATCGGTAGACTGCAGACTCTATGGTCGGAAAGCCACAAAACTTTTGCAAAAAAAGGGGATTTCTTCGGTAGCCTTTCTTATGGATATGACCAATGCCGCTTTTGCCGTTGACTATGTTAAAAGTGTGAAAAAATATTATAGTGGAAAAATATCTACAACGAGATTTTTTTCCAGAGAAAATACCGACTGGGATCAGGTTGCCAAGACGTTACTGGAACCGCAGCCGGAAGCAGTCTTTCTGCTCACCGAAGCAACCATGACGGCAGTAATTCTCCAGGAATTGCAGAGCCGGAAATACCAGGGGATCCGTCTGGCCACACTCTGGGCACAAAACCCAAACCTGCTCAAATTTGCCGGCCGTACGGCTGAAGGGCTTTCACTCATTTCGTATATTGAGCCGGACAATCAACGGCAAACATACTTGGAATTTTCAAAAAAAATGGTGGAAAAATTCAAAAAACCGGCATCAGGCAGATCGGTCCGCTCTTATTCTCTGGTCAGGATTTTGGCGGATGCCCTGCGCCGATGTCCAAGCATTAATCCTGCCGAATTGAAAAAGTCTTTGCTTGCCGGTAAGTATGAAACCTTAATGGGTCAGGTAAAATTTGATCAGTATGGAGACGTTATCCGTCCAGTTTATGAAATAATTGTCCGCGATGGTCGTTTTCAAAATAATGGAGAAATATGA
- a CDS encoding ATP-binding protein — protein sequence MGSQSLHFKITRIIVWIALAGFLLAAVFTGFSRYHEVRKNFSSAMTNKADIAGSLIYNAIFTYDEHIANFLNQTDDLDPENLLPSLIASLRFHSVKDLFYVLDSSGTIVFPPRLYPSYNGFDMSNILPMDQTEEKIVLHHQSLFSSLNVVSILCFLPNKKILVIERNLQNIITEMVLLEIGQQFNGALVFVLSDSGRVIYHPDSTLMKSRYNLGFEISEQSKISSSGLFTYQSQGKKYIGYRNPLSIPHNWTVYCAIPYSILSHEILKAIIYQLIFVVVLFFLLFISLRTALNRFLSQPVKNIVTFLKQPVVEKKSAATFSAVETDIAEFRAISEAIQQRDKAVSIAEKSLQEEKELLAVTLKSIGDGIITTDTGGIVLSLNKVAEQITGWNNKDAAGQKVEKIFTTIDGKTGKPLGCPAYQILKHGIITNLNQDYILITKDGNKRNIADSVAPVRDKESNIIGVVLVFRDVTEQLRTEEELIKAKKLESVGVLAGGIAHDFNNILVAIMGNISLAANLVDKREKVYSLIKNAEKASLRAKDLTGQLLTFAKGGDPVKQTAAIGDLIKETANFVLHGSQVACTYHIPDNLWLTDIDSGQISQVIQNLVINALQAMPEGGTIDIACTNITFEEDEAFFPLPAGDYIEISLKDHGIGIQEESLAKIFDPYFSTKKDGSGLGLAISYSIVNKHKGHLAVQSQIGKGTTFTIYLPATSHKQQQKQKIMTTTESSPVKTGKVMIMDDDEVIQMVAGDMLEHLGYEAVFADDGHQAMELYKKLRKTSAPVKVIIMDLTIPGGMGGKEAVEKILAVDPDAKVIVSSGYSNDPVMSNYQKYGFVAAIAKPFTMEELATVLDSIF from the coding sequence TTGGGCTCACAATCTCTGCATTTTAAAATAACCAGGATTATTGTCTGGATCGCTCTGGCCGGTTTCCTTCTGGCGGCTGTTTTTACCGGTTTTTCCCGCTATCACGAAGTGCGGAAAAACTTTTCTTCAGCCATGACAAACAAGGCGGATATTGCCGGTTCATTAATCTATAACGCTATTTTTACCTATGATGAGCACATAGCTAATTTTCTCAACCAGACCGACGACCTGGATCCTGAAAATCTTTTGCCGTCACTGATTGCCTCACTACGATTTCACAGTGTCAAAGACCTGTTCTACGTCCTTGACAGCTCCGGCACCATAGTATTTCCCCCAAGATTATATCCCTCGTATAATGGTTTTGACATGAGCAATATACTGCCAATGGATCAAACAGAAGAAAAAATTGTTCTTCATCACCAATCCCTTTTTAGCAGTCTCAATGTCGTCAGTATTTTATGTTTTTTGCCAAACAAGAAGATTCTGGTTATTGAACGTAACCTGCAAAATATTATCACCGAAATGGTCCTTCTGGAGATTGGTCAGCAATTTAATGGAGCGTTGGTCTTTGTACTTTCCGATTCGGGCCGGGTTATTTATCACCCCGATTCAACGCTGATGAAAAGCCGCTATAACCTCGGCTTTGAGATAAGTGAACAGAGCAAAATCAGTTCATCAGGTCTATTTACGTATCAAAGCCAGGGGAAGAAATACATCGGTTACCGTAATCCATTATCCATCCCGCATAACTGGACGGTTTACTGCGCCATTCCCTACTCGATTTTAAGTCACGAAATCCTCAAAGCCATCATTTATCAACTTATTTTTGTGGTAGTTCTGTTTTTCCTGCTCTTTATCAGTCTTCGCACCGCTCTTAACCGCTTTCTATCGCAACCGGTCAAAAACATTGTAACCTTCCTGAAGCAACCGGTAGTTGAAAAAAAGTCAGCGGCTACTTTTTCAGCAGTTGAAACGGATATAGCGGAATTCAGGGCAATTAGTGAAGCCATACAACAGCGGGATAAAGCGGTAAGTATAGCTGAGAAAAGTCTGCAGGAAGAAAAAGAACTGTTGGCGGTTACCCTGAAAAGTATTGGGGATGGGATTATTACGACAGACACTGGAGGAATCGTCCTATCACTTAACAAGGTTGCCGAACAAATCACCGGCTGGAACAATAAAGATGCTGCCGGACAAAAAGTGGAAAAAATTTTCACCACTATAGACGGAAAAACCGGTAAACCGCTTGGCTGTCCCGCATACCAAATCCTGAAGCATGGTATCATTACGAATCTGAACCAGGACTATATTCTGATCACCAAAGATGGTAATAAACGTAATATTGCTGACAGCGTTGCCCCAGTCAGGGACAAAGAGAGCAATATAATTGGTGTTGTTCTGGTTTTCCGGGATGTAACCGAGCAGCTACGCACCGAAGAAGAGCTCATCAAAGCAAAAAAACTGGAATCAGTAGGAGTGCTGGCCGGTGGCATAGCCCATGATTTCAACAACATCCTGGTGGCAATTATGGGAAATATCAGCCTGGCCGCCAACTTAGTTGACAAACGGGAAAAAGTATATTCTCTCATAAAAAATGCTGAAAAAGCTTCCCTGCGGGCCAAGGATCTGACTGGACAACTACTAACCTTCGCCAAAGGCGGCGACCCGGTTAAGCAGACCGCAGCCATTGGCGACTTAATCAAGGAGACGGCAAATTTTGTGCTGCATGGCAGCCAGGTTGCTTGTACCTATCATATTCCAGACAATCTCTGGCTCACTGACATTGACAGCGGTCAGATAAGCCAGGTGATCCAAAATCTGGTAATTAATGCCCTGCAGGCTATGCCTGAAGGTGGGACTATTGATATCGCCTGCACGAACATTACCTTTGAAGAAGATGAAGCTTTTTTCCCCTTACCCGCTGGAGACTACATTGAAATATCTCTAAAAGATCATGGGATCGGCATTCAAGAGGAATCTCTTGCCAAAATTTTTGATCCCTATTTTTCCACTAAAAAAGATGGAAGCGGCCTGGGACTGGCCATCTCCTATTCCATCGTCAATAAGCACAAGGGTCATCTTGCCGTCCAATCACAGATTGGCAAAGGAACAACATTTACCATTTACCTGCCGGCCACCAGCCATAAACAACAGCAAAAGCAGAAAATCATGACCACTACAGAATCGTCTCCTGTAAAAACTGGTAAAGTGATGATTATGGATGATGATGAAGTGATTCAAATGGTAGCCGGCGACATGCTCGAGCACCTTGGCTATGAAGCCGTGTTTGCTGACGATGGTCATCAGGCGATGGAATTATACAAAAAGCTGCGAAAAACCTCCGCACCGGTAAAAGTGATCATCATGGATTTAACCATTCCCGGAGGTATGGGAGGTAAGGAGGCAGTAGAGAAGATCCTGGCTGTTGATCCGGATGCCAAGGTTATTGTCTCCAGTGGTTATTCAAATGATCCAGTCATGTCAAACTACCAGAAATACGGTTTTGTCGCCGCGATAGCAAAGCCATTTACCATGGAAGAACTGGCAACAGTATTGGATTCGATTTTCTGA